The Chondrinema litorale sequence GACAAACTTTATCTCATGCTCTCCCATTTCTGTAGGAGTATATTCCAATGTAACTTCCTCTTGGCTAATATCTATTACACCACTTTCATTTTCTTCTATATTCAATTGAATAAGCTCTCCATTCCCCTTCACTATCTCATAAGTAATCTCTACAAGATTATCGTCAAAATACTTCATATCGAAAGTATAAGCTGCTTCTGAGGTTTTAGCACTCAATTTAATTGTATCTGCCAGTAAATAAGCGAGATTACCTTCTTCGTCTGTATACTGGCCATTTGCCAGTTTAATCCCCAACTCTGGTGGAAAATTTTCTGCTTTAAATGCCCAGCGGTTTTCGCAAGACATAAATAGCATTCCCAATAAAAGAAAACCTGTAAATTTTTTAATCTGAGCTTTCAATTGCTGTAATTGTAATGGATACATTATTTTATCTTTTAAGAGCTTTTAGCACTGTTTGAGAATCTGAAACCATAATTTTAACAAGGTACATACCAGATGGAAATTCATCCGTAATTATCCTGATTGTATTTTCACCCGGATTCATATCGGTACCTATACTTTTAATGAATTTGCCTTCTACATTGAATATTTCAATATCAGCCGGCATATTTTTATCTGAAACATAAACTAATTCGAGGTACGATTTAAATGGCTGCGGATAAACTTTAAATGAGTTTAATTCTTCCGTATCAACTATTTCATTATCTATATCCGTAATTATGCCTTCATCTGTTTCACCAACCTGAATTCTGGTTTTCAATGAATCTATACA is a genomic window containing:
- a CDS encoding PKD domain-containing protein, whose protein sequence is MYPLQLQQLKAQIKKFTGFLLLGMLFMSCENRWAFKAENFPPELGIKLANGQYTDEEGNLAYLLADTIKLSAKTSEAAYTFDMKYFDDNLVEITYEIVKGNGELIQLNIEENESGVIDISQEEVTLEYTPTEMGEHEIKFVAIDAFGEKSASVTIQLFFFDNLAPIAVLSVNYVGETNERHYMFDASASYDQDEEFGGSVVQYKYFVDDKEILTTVNTINYIFQQSGSYSVGLQVLDNDNQWSELVTETVEVE